From Halostagnicola kamekurae, the proteins below share one genomic window:
- a CDS encoding DUF5305 domain-containing protein, which produces MTMNTDDLSPRVRAGLTEWFIPVIVLVLILTTLSGIWAYQINVTPAYETDQRTVNQWEETTTYDHSTVITQNTSVWEAGQRLENRPLYYSNVSSGLAGVYSYNYTADSGNLTVTTEISLRIQSQGENDQAVYWETTETLETERTTSMSPQDTHAVEFQVDIEPIRERIVEIENELGASDGSVNVRVLSTSELTGEVDGQRVNHSYESALPLDIGPSTFSVTEVGGIDETHPTTERVRTQVPPSPLQSVGSVVVFATSLVGLIGLFVARNTGALEITDAEREQLEFERDRERFDEWITTGTFPSEREYESTILVDNLTGLIDVAIDTNKRVIEDQQLGVSTVLDEEYSYIYVHPGSPARDWLLNYADETIDEFEQYEF; this is translated from the coding sequence ATGACGATGAATACGGATGATCTCTCTCCGCGAGTTCGCGCCGGTTTGACGGAGTGGTTTATCCCCGTAATCGTCCTGGTACTCATCCTGACTACCCTCTCTGGTATCTGGGCGTATCAGATCAACGTCACACCCGCGTACGAGACGGACCAGCGAACCGTCAACCAGTGGGAAGAAACGACGACATACGATCACAGCACGGTTATAACGCAAAACACGAGCGTTTGGGAGGCCGGCCAGCGACTCGAGAACCGGCCGCTGTATTATTCGAACGTCTCCTCCGGGCTGGCTGGCGTGTATTCGTATAACTATACCGCAGATAGCGGCAATCTCACCGTCACCACGGAGATCTCGCTTCGAATTCAGAGTCAGGGAGAGAACGACCAAGCGGTGTATTGGGAGACGACCGAGACACTGGAAACGGAGCGAACGACTTCGATGTCGCCTCAGGATACCCACGCCGTGGAGTTCCAGGTGGATATCGAACCGATTCGAGAACGCATTGTCGAGATCGAAAACGAACTCGGCGCGAGCGATGGGTCGGTGAATGTTCGCGTCCTCTCGACGAGTGAACTCACGGGGGAAGTCGACGGCCAGCGAGTGAACCATTCGTACGAGAGCGCTCTCCCGCTCGATATCGGTCCTTCGACGTTCAGCGTCACCGAAGTCGGCGGTATCGACGAAACGCACCCGACGACCGAGCGGGTCAGAACCCAAGTCCCGCCGTCACCGCTCCAATCGGTTGGATCGGTCGTGGTATTTGCTACCAGTTTGGTCGGTCTCATTGGGCTTTTCGTCGCACGCAACACGGGCGCACTCGAGATCACTGACGCGGAACGAGAACAGTTGGAGTTCGAACGCGATCGCGAGCGGTTCGACGAGTGGATCACGACGGGAACGTTCCCATCCGAACGTGAGTACGAATCGACGATACTCGTCGACAATCTCACGGGATTGATCGACGTCGCTATCGATACGAACAAACGAGTGATCGAAGATCAGCAACTCGGTGTCAGCACGGTCCTCGACGAAGAGTACAGCTACATCTACGTCCATCCGGGTTCACCCGCTCGAGATTGGCTGCTCAACTACGCCGACGAGACCATCGACGAGTTCGAACAGTATGAGTTCTAA
- a CDS encoding MEDS domain-containing protein yields MDTTENHLFAASNAHSVDFDRVCQSSNVVTAFDTANLAVLFDNREQRLAAAMPFVKSGLERNQRCLYLASESSSDELRSALARFGVDHESIPDEQFVVETLTEKGRKSSLDCDGILDFVFEMVEESLNRGFDGLLITAEMSWIHTSNRSIRELLKAISRFNDSAADLPCVALAQYDMTKFDASDLIDIVHAYSDIVYRGKLRPNSYYTGPEPLLKAEKPEAKFERMLQTLTDLSAAYDETHRRQQRLDVLSRVMRHNIRNDLTLILGQSTTLKESLETEELADRADQIRTTAQNLLTIADSVNQLQTSLNHESDPIYPIPLSRTVSRVVEDVRRENPESSISMRVGPDLWVRANEDLEFAVRTLLQTVVEYSDSITLTAESPRSDSDPSISLELKAGGNQFPQAEFSAIVEGEETPLNHGDGVGLWIVHWIVDQSGGNLSIQSSQDETLFTISLPTVFDADSTDTDTP; encoded by the coding sequence ATGGATACAACAGAAAATCACCTCTTTGCGGCATCTAACGCCCACTCTGTAGATTTCGATCGGGTTTGTCAGAGCTCTAACGTCGTGACCGCATTCGATACTGCTAATCTCGCGGTGTTGTTCGATAACCGTGAACAACGACTGGCTGCCGCGATGCCGTTCGTCAAATCCGGACTCGAGCGAAACCAACGCTGTTTGTATTTAGCATCCGAAAGTTCGAGCGACGAACTCCGTTCGGCACTCGCTCGATTCGGCGTCGATCACGAATCGATCCCCGATGAGCAATTCGTCGTCGAAACGCTTACCGAGAAAGGGAGAAAGTCATCGCTGGACTGCGATGGGATCCTCGATTTCGTCTTCGAGATGGTCGAGGAAAGTCTAAACCGTGGGTTCGATGGACTCTTGATCACCGCTGAGATGAGTTGGATTCACACGTCGAATCGCTCGATCCGCGAACTCTTGAAAGCGATATCGCGTTTTAATGACTCCGCTGCGGATCTTCCGTGCGTTGCACTCGCCCAGTACGATATGACGAAATTCGATGCCAGCGATTTGATCGATATCGTTCATGCGTACTCGGATATCGTCTACCGTGGAAAACTCCGCCCAAATTCATACTATACCGGACCGGAACCCCTTCTCAAGGCAGAGAAACCAGAAGCCAAATTCGAACGGATGTTACAGACCCTCACAGACCTCTCTGCGGCGTACGATGAGACCCATCGACGTCAACAGCGCCTCGACGTACTGAGTCGTGTCATGCGTCATAACATCCGAAACGATTTAACCCTCATTCTCGGCCAAAGCACCACTCTCAAGGAGTCACTCGAGACAGAAGAACTGGCCGACCGGGCCGATCAGATACGGACGACCGCACAGAACCTCCTGACTATCGCCGATTCTGTGAATCAGCTTCAGACGTCGCTGAATCACGAGTCCGATCCCATCTATCCGATTCCCCTCTCCCGGACTGTCAGTCGCGTCGTTGAGGATGTACGACGAGAGAACCCTGAGAGTTCGATTTCGATGCGTGTTGGCCCAGACTTGTGGGTCCGGGCGAACGAGGACCTCGAGTTTGCCGTTCGAACCCTGCTACAGACGGTGGTCGAATACAGTGATTCGATCACACTCACAGCAGAGAGCCCGCGATCTGACTCCGACCCGTCAATATCACTCGAACTCAAAGCTGGCGGAAACCAGTTCCCACAGGCGGAGTTCTCAGCGATCGTCGAGGGTGAAGAAACACCACTCAATCATGGGGACGGAGTCGGGTTGTGGATCGTTCACTGGATTGTAGACCAATCGGGTGGAAACCTCTCGATCCAGTCGAGCCAAGACGAGACGCTGTTTACAATATCGTTGCCAACCGTTTTCGATGCCGATTCAACTGACACCGATACGCCGTAA
- a CDS encoding DUF7344 domain-containing protein, with protein MSQQKHDKEETPSYERQNVLFDALGSHRGRYALQICLQSEGKVSISDLASQVAAWEYDKPLSAVTQTERKRVYTSLSQHHLPKLERAGLLEIDDKSIDATEKARNLDLHIELIADSDISWSIYYLGISVISSGLVLLKSVGVLPEQVSYPALIGGILLVFICSSLIQHRTSKQVQFGHSDRSLELDDGE; from the coding sequence ATGAGTCAGCAGAAACACGACAAAGAAGAAACGCCGAGTTACGAACGACAGAACGTTCTGTTCGACGCTCTCGGAAGCCACCGAGGACGGTATGCCCTCCAAATCTGTTTACAATCGGAGGGGAAGGTTTCCATTTCGGATCTCGCTTCGCAGGTTGCCGCCTGGGAATACGACAAGCCGCTCTCGGCGGTCACACAGACGGAACGGAAACGCGTTTACACATCGCTCAGTCAACATCACCTTCCAAAACTCGAGCGAGCGGGATTGCTCGAGATCGACGACAAATCCATCGACGCCACGGAGAAAGCGCGAAACCTCGATCTCCACATCGAATTGATAGCTGACTCCGATATCTCGTGGAGCATCTATTATCTCGGTATATCGGTAATTAGCAGCGGGCTGGTACTGCTAAAGTCGGTTGGCGTCCTTCCAGAGCAGGTTTCATACCCCGCTCTGATCGGTGGTATACTTCTCGTATTCATCTGCTCGTCGCTGATTCAGCATCGAACTTCGAAGCAAGTACAGTTCGGTCACTCGGATCGGTCGCTCGAGCTCGACGACGGGGAGTAA
- a CDS encoding signal peptidase I — protein MSSIQRRVQSGLFLLLLVLIALLLLGQLLGQPMLVFVETGSMEPTLEPGDGYVAVPSQFAGEIEEGDVILFEAEELGDGGGLTTHRVDDITEEGYITKGDANPFTDQESDEPPVQEGQIKSVGLTIGGELVTIPELGTAKEMVSGATETLQNRLFSTVGLESPGNQTFVTGLLGVSLLFLVLTSVGTTATDHRGARSQRKITRDGTLVVLVVILVVIVPLNLSMLLPSGVYQYEIVSSANPDDTDEQIIEAGTSDDVTYSIENGGQIPVFAILEPAGDGVHISQPEQYVSRQSTANVSVTMDAPAETGTHYRYVKESRYVVLLPPSLIATLHGVHPVVALVAINLPVALVVSITGMLAIGTGRLRLRSRSRGLSIRQQFKRRLPWTVRSRSKRTVPSPRWEREEPTPTVTAPPPVRDESTPPVESTLDQPSIRRYEWLDGVLETAPSEVGLDGETWTSGLLRTFLERSSEDHYTRVECQRVLGEHAPPVLRVDQINRDRRANARNHETVSDDEIGGDH, from the coding sequence ATGAGTTCGATACAGCGGCGGGTTCAGTCTGGCCTGTTTCTCTTGCTCCTCGTTCTCATCGCACTGTTACTTCTCGGGCAGTTGTTGGGGCAACCGATGCTCGTATTCGTCGAAACGGGAAGTATGGAACCGACGTTAGAACCGGGGGACGGCTACGTTGCGGTCCCGTCCCAGTTCGCCGGTGAAATCGAGGAGGGCGACGTAATCCTGTTCGAGGCCGAAGAACTCGGTGACGGGGGTGGCCTGACGACCCACCGCGTCGACGATATCACCGAGGAGGGATATATCACGAAAGGGGATGCGAATCCCTTCACTGATCAAGAAAGCGACGAGCCTCCAGTTCAGGAGGGGCAAATCAAATCTGTCGGGCTCACGATCGGCGGTGAACTCGTTACGATACCCGAGTTAGGGACCGCGAAAGAGATGGTTTCAGGAGCGACTGAGACACTTCAAAACAGGCTATTTTCGACGGTTGGACTCGAATCCCCCGGAAACCAGACGTTCGTGACCGGTCTGTTGGGTGTGAGTCTACTCTTTTTGGTTCTCACGTCAGTTGGAACCACAGCGACCGACCATCGGGGAGCGCGTTCACAGCGGAAAATAACTCGAGACGGGACTCTCGTCGTTCTCGTCGTGATACTGGTCGTCATCGTGCCACTCAACCTGTCGATGTTGTTGCCATCAGGGGTGTATCAGTACGAGATCGTTAGCTCTGCGAACCCGGACGACACCGACGAACAGATAATCGAAGCAGGAACGTCCGACGACGTGACATACTCGATCGAAAACGGCGGACAGATCCCAGTGTTCGCAATCTTAGAACCGGCAGGGGACGGCGTTCATATCTCTCAGCCGGAGCAGTACGTCTCGAGACAGTCGACGGCGAACGTTTCGGTTACGATGGACGCTCCTGCGGAAACTGGAACGCACTATCGGTACGTCAAAGAAAGTCGGTACGTCGTCTTGCTCCCACCGTCCCTGATCGCGACACTCCACGGTGTCCACCCGGTCGTTGCACTGGTGGCGATAAATCTCCCGGTCGCTCTCGTCGTGTCGATCACCGGAATGCTAGCGATCGGAACGGGACGGCTCCGTCTCCGTTCCCGGTCCCGTGGGCTCTCGATACGACAGCAGTTCAAACGGCGACTCCCGTGGACCGTGCGTAGTCGATCGAAACGGACGGTTCCGAGTCCCAGATGGGAACGCGAGGAGCCGACTCCGACCGTCACAGCGCCACCACCAGTACGGGACGAGTCAACTCCGCCGGTCGAGTCTACCCTCGATCAGCCCTCAATTCGCCGATATGAATGGCTCGATGGAGTTCTCGAGACAGCTCCGAGCGAGGTCGGGTTGGACGGGGAGACCTGGACGAGCGGACTCCTTCGGACGTTTCTCGAGCGTTCGTCCGAGGATCACTACACGCGAGTCGAATGTCAACGGGTGCTTGGGGAACACGCGCCACCGGTACTTCGAGTGGATCAGATAAATCGTGATCGGCGGGCGAACGCCAGAAACCACGAAACGGTTTCGGACGACGAAATCGGCGGTGATCACTAG